The following are from one region of the Anaeropeptidivorans aminofermentans genome:
- the prfB gene encoding peptide chain release factor 2 (programmed frameshift), translating to MIEMEQILQELMPYEKNLKEMGASLDLEGAKKKLASLEERSMAADFWTNKEENQKVLQQIKSLRNKISEFDELERAYNDVLTLAQLVNEEEDKSLLPEVTKVYRDFTAEYEKLRISSLLDGEYDFNNAILTLHAGAGGTEACDWVDMLLRMYLRWAQEHGYATEILDSLPGDEAGTKSVTIQIMGDNAYGYLKSEKGVHRLVRISPFDSSGRRHTSFASCDVMPEIEEGDDFEIDSDDLRIDTYRASGAGGQHVNKTESAIRITHIPTNIVVQCQNQRSQHKNKEYAMKILKARILEHRLLEQASLKQNLRGEVKEIGFGSQIRSYVFHPYSLVKDHRTNTETGNTQAVMDGGLDLFITAYLKYIKTKEE from the exons ATGATAGAAATGGAACAAATACTTCAGGAGCTTATGCCCTATGAGAAGAATTTAAAGGAAATGGGGGCTTCACTT GACTTGGAAGGCGCAAAGAAAAAATTAGCGTCTCTCGAGGAAAGGTCCATGGCTGCGGACTTTTGGACCAATAAAGAGGAGAACCAAAAAGTTTTACAGCAGATAAAATCTTTAAGAAATAAAATATCTGAGTTTGATGAGCTTGAAAGAGCGTATAACGATGTGCTTACCCTTGCCCAGCTTGTAAACGAGGAGGAGGATAAAAGCCTTTTGCCTGAGGTTACGAAGGTCTATAGGGATTTTACCGCCGAATATGAAAAATTAAGAATATCCTCCCTTTTAGACGGAGAATATGATTTTAATAATGCAATCTTAACCCTGCACGCAGGGGCCGGCGGAACGGAGGCCTGCGACTGGGTTGATATGCTTTTGAGAATGTATCTCAGGTGGGCTCAGGAACATGGCTATGCTACAGAGATTCTCGATAGCCTTCCCGGGGACGAGGCCGGAACAAAATCTGTAACCATTCAAATTATGGGAGATAACGCCTATGGCTATTTAAAAAGTGAAAAGGGCGTTCACAGGCTTGTGAGAATATCCCCTTTTGATTCATCGGGAAGAAGGCATACTTCTTTTGCCTCCTGCGACGTCATGCCGGAGATTGAAGAAGGGGACGATTTTGAAATCGATTCTGATGACCTCCGTATAGATACCTATCGCGCAAGCGGCGCCGGCGGACAGCATGTAAATAAAACCGAATCCGCTATACGGATTACCCATATCCCCACTAATATTGTAGTCCAGTGCCAAAACCAGAGAAGCCAGCATAAAAACAAGGAATACGCCATGAAAATACTAAAAGCACGGATTCTTGAACACAGGCTTTTGGAGCAGGCTTCTTTAAAGCAGAATTTAAGGGGCGAGGTAAAGGAAATTGGCTTTGGAAGCCAAATCCGTTCTTACGTCTTCCACCCTTATAGCCTTGTGAAGGACCACAGAACCAATACTGAAACGGGAAACACCCAAGCCGTTATGGACGGCGGCCTTGATTTATTTATCACGGCATATCTTAAATATATAAAAACCAAAGAAGAATAG
- a CDS encoding RluA family pseudouridine synthase, with protein sequence MRELKINSKDEGQRLDKFLLKYLNASQKSFIYKMLRKKNIKLNGKKAEGSEIITEGDMISLFLGEDTINKFMTEKEISVSAGALDIIYEDDNIIAVNKPCGLLSQPGEGIKDSVNSRILNYLHEKGAFDTSKESTFTPGIVNRLDRNTSGIILCGKNLKAAQELNKLIADGGIDKYYFALIHGTLKEKLFLKGYHEKDMPSNKVKIIFDEKSGTKEVLTEVEPLEYNNGISYVKIKLVTGKTHQIRAHLEASGYPVLGDRKYSGGFQDYEIKNQMLHAGEIIFNSSEGELGYLSGTSMKAPAPKEFLRIYNKYFKKA encoded by the coding sequence ATGCGGGAACTAAAAATAAATTCCAAAGATGAAGGCCAAAGGCTTGATAAATTCCTTTTAAAATACCTTAATGCTTCTCAAAAAAGCTTTATATATAAAATGCTCCGAAAGAAAAACATAAAGCTGAACGGCAAAAAAGCGGAAGGAAGCGAAATCATTACAGAAGGCGATATGATAAGCCTTTTTCTTGGGGAAGATACCATCAATAAATTTATGACGGAAAAGGAAATTTCAGTTTCCGCGGGAGCTCTTGATATTATTTATGAAGATGATAATATCATTGCCGTCAATAAGCCCTGCGGCCTTTTGTCCCAGCCGGGAGAAGGAATAAAGGATTCCGTAAACAGCAGAATCCTCAATTACCTTCATGAAAAAGGGGCATTTGACACCTCGAAGGAAAGCACCTTTACCCCCGGCATCGTAAACCGCCTGGATAGAAACACCAGCGGCATTATACTCTGCGGAAAAAACCTAAAAGCGGCTCAAGAGCTTAATAAGCTGATTGCAGACGGGGGCATCGATAAGTATTATTTTGCCCTTATCCACGGAACTCTTAAAGAAAAGCTTTTTTTAAAAGGCTATCACGAAAAGGACATGCCTTCCAATAAAGTAAAGATAATTTTTGACGAAAAGTCCGGTACAAAGGAAGTCTTAACGGAAGTAGAGCCCCTTGAATACAATAATGGTATAAGCTATGTAAAAATAAAGCTCGTTACGGGGAAAACTCATCAAATACGGGCCCATCTGGAAGCTTCCGGCTATCCTGTATTAGGAGACAGAAAATATTCAGGCGGCTTTCAGGATTACGAAATAAAAAATCAAATGCTCCACGCCGGAGAAATTATTTTTAATTCCTCGGAAGGGGAATTAGGCTATCTTTCGGGAACTTCAATGAAAGCCCCTGCCCCTAAAGAGTTTCTAAGGATATACAATAAATACTTTAAAAAAGCTTAA
- a CDS encoding APC family permease — MENNQGLKKNLGVATAMSIVVGCVIGAGVFFKPYAIYQATGGAPGMGMLAWIVGGFASIVAALTFAEVAVLIPKTGGMVAYLGEVYNEKIGFLAGWMQTVIFYPAFLAGYGVKVGSELGAFLGMQYALPIAMAVIIALVALNALGSKTAGGIQVVSTICKLIPLFLLMIFGFIFGSGNHPIFTPMVAEGKNSAAVLGSTLLAVLFAFEGWTNVGTIAGEMKNPGRDLPRAIVGGVSIIMAVYFIINMAYLWVIPADQLMNLESPASAVAMEIFGPTGGLLIKIGIIISVIGAANGFLMSGSRVAYLLACQNTLPASRRLSSLNKNQVPANSIILVGFLACLYSLSGKFDMLTDLAVFSCWIFYTLTFACVMKLRRTKPDLPRKYKVPLYPVIPILAILSGLYVMASQLFLSGSGPRILSIGSIAITLLGLPVYMLVKRYYNK, encoded by the coding sequence ATGGAAAATAATCAAGGACTTAAAAAGAATTTAGGCGTTGCAACGGCCATGTCTATTGTCGTAGGCTGCGTCATCGGCGCCGGCGTATTTTTCAAGCCGTATGCCATTTATCAGGCCACAGGCGGTGCTCCCGGTATGGGTATGCTGGCGTGGATTGTCGGTGGTTTTGCAAGCATCGTGGCCGCGCTCACCTTTGCGGAGGTGGCGGTTCTGATTCCAAAAACCGGCGGTATGGTAGCTTATCTGGGTGAGGTCTATAATGAAAAAATCGGTTTTTTGGCCGGCTGGATGCAGACAGTAATCTTCTATCCTGCCTTTCTGGCCGGGTACGGCGTTAAGGTCGGCTCAGAACTGGGTGCCTTCTTAGGCATGCAGTACGCTCTTCCCATAGCTATGGCAGTAATCATCGCCTTAGTGGCTTTGAACGCATTAGGCTCTAAAACCGCAGGCGGCATTCAAGTAGTTTCCACCATATGCAAATTGATACCGCTGTTCCTGCTGATGATTTTTGGCTTTATTTTCGGCAGCGGAAATCACCCTATCTTTACCCCGATGGTGGCAGAGGGTAAAAACTCGGCAGCCGTTCTCGGCTCTACGCTCCTGGCAGTGCTTTTTGCCTTCGAGGGCTGGACTAATGTAGGTACTATCGCAGGCGAAATGAAAAACCCCGGTAGAGACCTTCCCCGAGCAATCGTCGGCGGTGTTTCTATTATCATGGCGGTATATTTCATCATTAATATGGCCTATTTATGGGTAATACCGGCGGACCAGCTGATGAATCTGGAGTCTCCCGCTTCCGCCGTGGCAATGGAGATTTTCGGGCCGACAGGCGGTTTGCTGATTAAAATCGGCATTATCATCTCCGTTATCGGCGCTGCCAACGGATTTCTGATGTCCGGTTCCCGGGTGGCTTATTTGCTGGCCTGCCAGAACACTTTGCCTGCAAGCCGCCGCCTAAGCAGCCTGAACAAAAATCAGGTTCCTGCCAATTCTATTATCTTAGTAGGATTTTTAGCCTGCCTTTATTCTTTAAGCGGCAAATTTGATATGCTGACGGATCTTGCAGTCTTCTCCTGCTGGATTTTCTATACTTTAACCTTCGCTTGTGTTATGAAGCTTCGCAGGACAAAACCAGACCTTCCGCGTAAGTACAAAGTGCCTTTATATCCCGTTATTCCTATTCTGGCCATTTTAAGCGGCCTCTATGTAATGGCAAGCCAGCTGTTCCTGTCTGGAAGCGGCCCTAGGATTCTGTCCATCGGCAGCATTGCCATCACCTTATTGGGCCTGCCGGTATATATGCTCGTAAAGCGCTACTATAATAAATAA
- the queG gene encoding tRNA epoxyqueuosine(34) reductase QueG, with protein MENLVYQYAKDHELVAGICDAKRLVPPVDIGKIATPFTESNKEMRLDPLRIMPSAKSIIVIGMGYNKKDNFRHDNEIRGIISKGAIGLDYHKRLKEHLLAIGNLIENAGGSYEIFVDTGPLIERELAKKAGIGFQGKNCLIINEKLGSFFYIGHMLTDIGLKFSKPVNTEDILCNTCDRCIKACPGKALSEGYKFSYETCVSYLTQKKEKLTEKEMEIMGRSIYGCDICQNVCPYNKGKYAEEIKDIDLRFPRIENFIGLNNKEFKETYGNTSAFWRGRSILTRNALIAAGNSGDEKALEFLENMLKSPSENARYAAQYSINKLKLKYLPLNNCK; from the coding sequence ATGGAGAATTTAGTTTATCAATATGCAAAAGATCATGAGCTTGTAGCAGGCATTTGCGATGCTAAGAGACTTGTTCCCCCTGTGGATATTGGAAAGATTGCAACCCCATTTACGGAATCTAATAAAGAGATGCGTCTTGACCCTTTGCGTATCATGCCCTCGGCAAAATCAATTATTGTAATCGGCATGGGATATAATAAAAAAGATAATTTTAGGCATGATAATGAAATAAGAGGAATAATATCAAAAGGGGCAATCGGCCTTGATTATCATAAAAGGCTGAAAGAGCATCTTTTAGCTATAGGAAATCTCATAGAAAATGCCGGCGGAAGCTATGAAATATTCGTAGATACAGGGCCTCTTATTGAAAGGGAGCTTGCAAAGAAAGCAGGCATAGGCTTTCAAGGGAAAAACTGCCTTATCATAAACGAAAAGCTGGGCTCATTTTTTTATATCGGCCATATGCTCACTGATATAGGGCTGAAGTTTTCAAAGCCCGTCAATACAGAAGATATCCTATGCAATACCTGTGACAGGTGTATCAAAGCCTGCCCGGGGAAGGCTCTTTCGGAAGGATATAAATTTTCCTATGAAACTTGTGTTTCCTACCTTACCCAAAAGAAAGAAAAACTCACGGAAAAGGAAATGGAAATTATGGGCCGTTCCATCTATGGCTGCGATATCTGCCAGAATGTCTGCCCTTATAATAAGGGCAAATACGCGGAAGAAATCAAAGACATTGATTTAAGGTTTCCAAGGATAGAAAACTTTATCGGCCTTAACAATAAAGAATTTAAAGAAACCTACGGCAATACTTCTGCCTTCTGGAGAGGAAGAAGCATTCTCACAAGAAATGCTTTGATCGCCGCGGGAAATTCAGGGGACGAAAAAGCTTTGGAATTTTTAGAAAATATGCTTAAAAGCCCCTCTGAAAACGCAAGATATGCAGCGCAATACAGTATAAATAAACTGAAATTGAAATATCTTCCTTTAAATAATTGTAAATGA
- a CDS encoding GNAT family N-acetyltransferase — MKIVNMNKISKEQINQAARILTESIPEGWPDFQSAMKEIQERLVPENTILVAIENDEVIGWGGMLKPVYNGNVFELHPLAVRKDMRRKGVGRAIVKALEDAARDKGGLIIYVGADDEREGGETSLAYADLFHNLPEKLAEFKPGTHQTGFYMKLGYKIIGVMPDANGIGKPDIFLAKRL, encoded by the coding sequence ATGAAAATAGTAAATATGAATAAAATTTCTAAAGAACAAATAAACCAGGCGGCCCGGATTCTTACAGAGAGCATTCCAGAAGGCTGGCCGGATTTTCAAAGCGCTATGAAAGAAATTCAGGAGCGGCTGGTTCCGGAAAATACCATTCTTGTTGCCATAGAAAATGATGAAGTAATCGGCTGGGGCGGCATGCTGAAGCCGGTTTATAATGGCAATGTTTTTGAGCTTCACCCTCTTGCCGTAAGAAAGGATATGCGAAGAAAGGGCGTAGGCCGTGCAATCGTTAAAGCGCTTGAAGATGCGGCCAGAGATAAAGGCGGCTTAATTATTTATGTTGGAGCCGATGATGAAAGAGAAGGCGGTGAAACTTCTCTTGCTTATGCAGATTTATTCCATAATCTTCCTGAGAAATTAGCGGAATTTAAACCGGGAACCCATCAAACGGGATTTTATATGAAGCTCGGATATAAAATCATAGGTGTTATGCCCGACGCCAATGGCATTGGAAAGCCGGATATTTTTTTGGCTAAGCGGCTGTAA
- a CDS encoding nucleotidyltransferase family protein, which produces MKAIILAAGYATRLYPLTLNMPKALLPINGKPILDYIVDEINTIKAIDEIYLVSNHKYAENFFQWAEDRNSPNITVLDDGTLSDEDKKGAIGDIKFVIDEKNIDDDVLIIASDTFFTYKLIDFYNYYKEIDKDCVCAEEVESIEDLRRFAVAILNEDKKIMKLIEKPAEPPSNIGVYATYIYKKETVPLFDLYLKEGNKPDAPGFFLQWLHNKKDVYAYIFDGRCFDIGTPEAYEKVQKDFSEENK; this is translated from the coding sequence ATGAAGGCTATTATTCTTGCGGCAGGGTATGCCACGAGGCTTTATCCTCTTACCCTTAATATGCCCAAGGCGCTTTTGCCGATAAACGGCAAGCCGATACTGGATTATATCGTTGATGAAATTAACACCATAAAAGCAATTGATGAAATTTATCTCGTAAGCAACCATAAATATGCTGAAAATTTCTTTCAATGGGCGGAAGATAGGAATTCCCCTAATATTACCGTTCTTGACGACGGCACTTTAAGCGACGAAGATAAAAAAGGCGCCATCGGAGACATAAAATTCGTTATTGATGAAAAAAATATAGATGACGATGTATTGATTATCGCAAGCGATACATTCTTCACCTATAAATTAATCGATTTTTATAATTATTATAAAGAAATAGATAAAGACTGCGTGTGTGCAGAGGAAGTTGAAAGCATAGAGGATTTGCGAAGGTTTGCCGTTGCAATTCTTAATGAAGATAAAAAAATCATGAAGCTTATTGAAAAACCTGCAGAGCCTCCTTCAAACATAGGGGTATATGCCACTTATATCTATAAGAAGGAAACGGTTCCTCTTTTTGATTTATATCTTAAGGAAGGCAATAAGCCGGACGCTCCGGGATTTTTCCTTCAGTGGCTCCATAATAAAAAAGACGTTTACGCCTATATTTTTGATGGACGCTGCTTTGATATTGGGACCCCGGAAGCCTATGAAAAGGTTCAAAAGGATTTTTCAGAAGAAAATAAGTAG
- a CDS encoding copper homeostasis protein CutC, translating to MRRILEICADSFESAKAAELGGADRLELCGSLLIGGVSPSIELFNLIKRNIDIKINVLIRPRFGDFLYTPYEFEIIKNEVRLFKEKGADGIVIGMLMPDGNLDVKRLKELKDIAGHMHITLHRAFDLCSDPFRALKEAKDLGFSSILTSGQKNKAIDGMALINQLQEEEKDIEIMAGSGMGEASVKTFLENTCINAFHMSGKKTLDSAMVYRKDGVNMGLPLMSEYELWQTDTAEVQKVRALIDGFNPKGR from the coding sequence ATGAGACGTATTTTAGAAATATGTGCAGACAGCTTTGAATCAGCCAAAGCGGCTGAATTAGGGGGAGCGGACAGGCTGGAGCTTTGCGGAAGCCTTTTAATCGGTGGTGTAAGCCCTTCTATAGAGCTTTTTAATCTTATAAAAAGAAATATCGATATAAAAATAAATGTACTGATCAGACCGAGATTCGGTGACTTTTTATACACGCCTTACGAATTTGAAATAATAAAGAATGAGGTTCGGCTTTTTAAAGAAAAAGGCGCCGACGGAATCGTTATAGGAATGCTCATGCCCGACGGAAACCTTGACGTAAAGAGGCTTAAAGAGCTTAAAGATATTGCAGGCCATATGCATATAACATTACATAGGGCCTTCGACTTATGTTCCGACCCTTTCAGGGCATTGAAAGAAGCAAAAGATTTAGGCTTTTCTTCTATACTTACATCAGGCCAGAAAAATAAAGCCATTGACGGCATGGCGCTTATCAATCAGCTTCAGGAGGAAGAAAAGGATATTGAAATCATGGCAGGAAGCGGCATGGGCGAGGCTTCCGTTAAGACATTTCTTGAAAACACCTGTATCAATGCCTTTCATATGTCCGGAAAAAAAACACTGGATAGTGCCATGGTTTACAGGAAGGACGGGGTAAATATGGGCCTTCCTTTAATGAGTGAATATGAGCTGTGGCAGACGGATACAGCGGAAGTTCAAAAGGTAAGGGCGCTTATAGACGGATTCAATCCAAAAGGACGATAA
- the secA gene encoding preprotein translocase subunit SecA — MGIIQKIFGSYSDREIKRIKSTAEKVEKLEPSMEALSDDELRAKTDEFKLRLSQGETLDDLLPEAFAVVREASKRVLGMRHFHVQILGGIILHMGRISEMKTGEGKTLVSTLPAYLNALEGKGVHIVTVNDYLAKRDSEWMGKVHEFLGLKVGVILHDLTNEERRAAYGCDITYATNNELGFDYLRDNMVVFEKDLVQRELHYAIIDEVDSVLIDEARTPLIISGSSGKSTQLYKVADAFVKGLKKGRILNEDEALNPITRADIQEEGDFVVDEKGKTVTLTQEGIAKAERYFAIENLSDPENLEIQHHINNGLKANYNMHRDKDYVVQDDEIIIVDEFTGRLMPGRRYSDGLHQAIEAKENVKVNRESKTLATITFQNFFNKYTKKSGMTGTAMTEEGEFREIYGMDVVEIPTNMPMIRKDLSDLVYGTEKAKFRAVVKEIAASYEKGQPVLIGTITIEKSEELSDLLKKEGVPHQVLNAKYHEKEAEIVALAGQKNAVTIATNMAGRGTDIKLGEGVKELGGLKIIGTERHESRRIDNQLRGRSGRQGDPGESRFYISLEDDLMRLFGSDKIKNMFSYAMEEDEPIEHNILSKAIENAQKKVEGNNFSVRKHLLDYDQVMNEQREIIYGERNRVLRGEDLKDHIMNMLKSVIERTVNKYTEGEDKSHWDINAANEQLLPIFKKPLIEAEIDDKEALIEKLYNEAVRIYEKKETEIGSEQMREVERVILLRVIDQKWTDHIDDIDQMRQGITLRAYAQRDPLLEYKFVSFDMFEEMSNNIQLDTVRGLFNVRIAVQPEREQVAKETFTNKDESAKSAPKKRATQKVGRNDPCPCGSGKKYKHCCGKNL; from the coding sequence ATGGGTATTATACAGAAAATATTTGGCTCCTATAGTGACAGGGAGATAAAAAGAATAAAGTCAACAGCCGAGAAGGTGGAGAAGCTGGAGCCTTCTATGGAGGCACTCTCCGACGACGAGCTTAGAGCAAAAACCGATGAGTTTAAATTAAGATTAAGCCAGGGAGAAACCCTTGATGACCTGCTTCCAGAGGCCTTTGCCGTTGTAAGAGAGGCTTCTAAAAGAGTTTTAGGCATGCGTCATTTCCATGTTCAGATTCTTGGCGGAATCATTCTCCATATGGGCAGGATTTCCGAGATGAAAACAGGAGAAGGAAAAACCCTTGTTTCTACTTTGCCTGCATATTTAAACGCCCTTGAAGGAAAGGGAGTTCATATTGTAACTGTAAATGATTACCTTGCAAAGCGTGACTCCGAGTGGATGGGGAAGGTTCATGAATTCTTGGGCCTTAAGGTTGGCGTTATCCTTCATGACCTTACCAATGAGGAAAGACGCGCGGCATACGGCTGCGACATCACCTACGCCACAAATAACGAGCTTGGCTTTGATTATTTGAGAGATAATATGGTTGTATTTGAAAAGGACCTTGTTCAGAGGGAACTTCATTACGCCATCATAGACGAGGTTGACTCGGTTTTGATAGATGAGGCGAGAACCCCGCTTATTATATCCGGCTCCAGCGGAAAAAGCACCCAGCTTTATAAAGTTGCCGATGCTTTTGTAAAGGGGCTTAAAAAGGGAAGAATATTAAACGAAGACGAGGCTTTAAACCCCATAACAAGAGCAGATATTCAGGAAGAAGGGGACTTCGTAGTCGATGAAAAGGGTAAAACCGTTACCCTTACCCAGGAAGGTATTGCAAAGGCAGAGCGTTACTTTGCCATAGAGAACCTTTCAGACCCTGAAAACCTTGAAATTCAGCATCATATCAATAATGGCTTAAAAGCCAATTACAATATGCACAGAGATAAGGATTACGTTGTTCAAGACGATGAAATCATTATCGTAGACGAATTTACAGGAAGGCTTATGCCGGGCAGGCGTTACTCCGACGGTCTTCATCAGGCAATCGAAGCCAAGGAAAACGTAAAGGTAAACAGAGAATCCAAAACCCTTGCAACCATTACCTTCCAGAATTTCTTCAACAAATATACGAAAAAATCCGGTATGACAGGTACCGCCATGACGGAGGAAGGCGAGTTCAGAGAAATCTACGGCATGGACGTTGTTGAAATCCCTACCAATATGCCTATGATAAGAAAAGACCTTTCCGACCTTGTATACGGTACAGAAAAGGCTAAATTCAGAGCCGTTGTAAAAGAGATTGCAGCAAGCTATGAAAAAGGCCAGCCTGTTTTGATCGGTACCATAACCATAGAGAAGTCCGAGGAATTATCCGACCTTTTGAAAAAAGAAGGCGTTCCCCATCAGGTTTTGAACGCTAAATACCATGAAAAGGAAGCGGAAATCGTAGCTCTTGCAGGACAGAAGAATGCCGTAACCATCGCCACCAACATGGCAGGCCGCGGTACTGACATTAAGCTTGGGGAAGGGGTTAAAGAGCTTGGCGGCCTTAAAATCATCGGTACGGAAAGGCATGAATCAAGACGTATCGATAATCAGCTCCGCGGCCGTTCCGGCCGTCAGGGAGACCCGGGAGAATCCAGGTTTTATATTTCTCTTGAAGACGATTTAATGCGGCTTTTCGGCTCCGATAAAATAAAGAACATGTTCTCTTATGCCATGGAAGAAGACGAGCCCATAGAGCACAATATTCTTTCAAAAGCCATTGAAAACGCCCAGAAAAAGGTGGAAGGAAATAACTTCTCCGTTCGTAAGCATTTGCTTGATTACGACCAGGTCATGAACGAGCAGAGAGAAATAATATACGGCGAAAGAAACAGGGTTTTAAGAGGCGAAGACTTAAAAGACCATATCATGAATATGCTGAAGTCCGTTATTGAAAGAACCGTCAATAAATATACAGAAGGCGAAGATAAATCCCACTGGGATATAAATGCCGCCAACGAGCAGCTTCTGCCTATATTTAAAAAACCTTTGATAGAAGCGGAGATTGACGATAAGGAAGCCCTTATTGAAAAGCTTTATAATGAAGCCGTTCGAATCTACGAAAAGAAAGAAACTGAAATCGGCAGCGAACAAATGAGAGAAGTGGAAAGAGTAATCCTTCTGCGTGTAATAGATCAGAAATGGACTGACCATATAGACGATATCGACCAGATGCGCCAGGGTATTACCTTAAGGGCCTATGCCCAGAGAGACCCTCTTCTGGAATATAAATTCGTAAGCTTTGATATGTTTGAGGAAATGTCCAATAACATTCAGCTGGATACCGTAAGAGGCTTATTCAATGTAAGAATAGCCGTACAGCCTGAAAGGGAGCAGGTGGCAAAGGAAACCTTTACCAATAAGGATGAAAGCGCCAAATCTGCACCGAAAAAGAGGGCAACCCAGAAAGTAGGAAGAAACGACCCCTGCCCATGCGGAAGCGGAAAGAAATATAAGCATTGCTGCGGGAAAAACCTATAG
- a CDS encoding hemolysin family protein: MPDGPEPLSSAHMFIFILCLLLSMFISSSEFSLTTLSKIRLREMVAENVKNASLVEKLLNNTHKLTLSLRVGSNLAKFGAMAIALKAAVNLIENDNTAMALAAVILSFFLLIFCEIIPKSLSSQNSDKMSLKVAKPVNFMVILLTPIVAFINVISGFFIKLLGGNKNKPLPAITEAEIMTMINMGQQEGILEINEQQMISNVFSFGDYKAKDVMVPRPDITAIEIGTPYEEIVELFKEEGYSRLPVYEDTPDTIIGILYLKDIAFLQKEEFDLKKCMREPFYTYELKPTLELFATMKEKGISMAIVLDEYGGTAGLVTIEDFIEEIVGDISDEYDDIENEIEVVKEDEYIVDGSTRLDTVNEMLGIRLESEDFDSVGGYVMGILGRIPEEGDEVEQDNIRFKVESLDKNRIEKIRIFT; encoded by the coding sequence GTGCCTGATGGTCCTGAGCCCCTAAGTTCGGCTCACATGTTTATTTTTATTCTATGCCTTTTACTGTCAATGTTTATTTCGTCTTCGGAGTTTTCTCTTACGACCCTCAGTAAAATAAGGCTAAGAGAGATGGTTGCAGAAAATGTAAAGAATGCTTCTTTAGTGGAAAAGCTTTTGAATAACACCCATAAGCTTACTTTAAGCCTTCGGGTAGGCAGCAATTTAGCCAAATTCGGTGCTATGGCCATAGCACTTAAAGCCGCCGTGAATTTAATAGAAAACGATAATACGGCAATGGCTCTTGCGGCAGTTATTCTTTCCTTTTTTCTGCTGATTTTCTGTGAAATCATCCCTAAAAGCCTTTCCAGTCAAAATTCTGATAAAATGTCTTTAAAGGTTGCAAAGCCTGTAAACTTCATGGTTATTCTCCTTACGCCAATCGTTGCTTTTATCAATGTGATTTCCGGATTTTTCATAAAGCTTCTCGGCGGAAACAAAAATAAGCCTCTTCCGGCCATAACGGAAGCGGAAATCATGACCATGATTAATATGGGGCAGCAGGAGGGTATTTTAGAGATAAATGAACAGCAGATGATAAGCAATGTCTTTAGCTTCGGCGATTATAAAGCCAAGGACGTTATGGTTCCAAGGCCGGATATTACAGCCATAGAAATCGGAACGCCTTATGAAGAAATCGTCGAGCTTTTCAAAGAGGAAGGCTATTCAAGGCTTCCCGTTTATGAAGATACCCCTGATACAATCATAGGCATACTTTATCTAAAAGACATAGCCTTTTTGCAAAAAGAGGAATTTGACCTGAAAAAATGCATGCGTGAGCCTTTTTATACTTATGAGCTTAAACCCACATTAGAACTTTTTGCCACTATGAAGGAAAAGGGCATTTCCATGGCCATCGTCCTTGATGAATACGGCGGAACAGCGGGATTAGTTACCATAGAGGACTTTATCGAGGAAATCGTCGGCGACATTTCCGACGAATATGACGACATTGAAAATGAAATCGAAGTTGTCAAAGAAGATGAATATATCGTAGACGGCAGCACAAGGCTGGATACTGTAAATGAAATGCTTGGCATACGTCTTGAAAGCGAAGATTTTGACTCCGTAGGCGGCTATGTCATGGGCATATTAGGCCGTATTCCTGAAGAAGGGGACGAAGTCGAGCAGGATAATATTCGTTTTAAAGTGGAATCTCTCGATAAAAACAGAATTGAAAAAATAAGAATCTTTACTTAA